The Thermovibrio guaymasensis genomic interval AAGCTCCGCTGTGAGCAACGGCAGTTGCGTTCATAACTCCGAAGAAGGCCACTGCAGCCGGTATTGCAATTGAACCTCCGAGTATTACCTCTGCAAGCTCGTTGAGTGAAGCTGAAGCAAGCCCTGAGGCCACTATGTCATCGTCCTTCTTTATGTATGAAGCGTAAGTTATTATTGCTCCAAAGCCTAGTGAGAGGGTGAAGAAGACCTGGCCTGCAGCTGCAAGCCATACCTTTGGGTTTGAGAGCTGACTGAAATCGGGATGCCATAGGAAATCTAGACCTTGAACGGCCGTCCCGTTAGGCGTTTCAATGAGGATTACCCTAACCATTAGTGCAAAGGCAAGTATGAAAAGAGTCGGCATCGCAACTTTTGCGAACTTCTCAATTCCTCCCTTGATTCCCCTGTAGAGGATGTAGGCGTTAAAAGCTACCGTTAAAAGGAAGAATACGTAAGCAGTTACAGAAGGCCTTGTATAGTTCTCTAAGAATTCCTGAAATGGCTTTAGGAACTGGCCCTGGGACAGGTTAGGGTCGGGATGGGGAAGGAGCCCCAGGAGAGAGAATACGGAGTAGCCTAGTGTCCACGATTCAATGTATATGTAGTAGCACAGAACTATGAATGGGACGAAGAGGCCTAGAGCTCCGATGTACTTTGAAATTGGATTTTTCCATAGGAGCTGAAATATTGCAGGTGTCGTTCCATGGCCCTTAGCCCCTCCGTACCTTCCTATGGCCCACTCAGTCCACATTAGAGGTATTGCAATTATTAACATTGCGATCATGTAGGGTATCATAAAGGCACCGCCGCCGTTGTCTGCTGCCTGAGTTGGAAACCTTAGGAAATTTCCAAGGCCAACTGCGTTTCCCGCCATCGCAAGAATCAGTCCCAGCCTGCTTCCCCAGTGTTCTCTAACTTGAGCCATACTTCCCCTCCGCTGAAAGAGTGCTGGATTATTATAGCTTTAAAGGATATGTTTATAATTTTTGAAATTTTTATTCTGGAGAACAGAGATGAAGTACATCTTCGGCCCCGTATTTTCTAGAAGGCTGGGACTTTCGCTGGGAGTTGACCTAGTTCCCCACAAAGTCTGCAGTATGGACTGCCTCTACTGTGAAGTTGGTCCAACTACCGAGAAGACTCTGGAAAGGGCTGAGTACGTTCCCCTATCGGGAGTTATTTCCGAACTCAAGGAGTACCTTTCCTATAAGCCGGAAATTGATTACGTGACCTTTTCAGGATACGGAGAGCCTACCCTCTTTTCCCGTTTAGGAGAGCTTGTTGACTTCTTAAAGGACAATTACCCTTACAGGCTGGCCCTTTTGACGAACTCCTCTCTCCTTAAAAGGGACGATGTTTTAAAAGATGTTAAAAGGATTGACCTGGTTCTCCCCTCCCTTGATGCAGGTTCTGAGGAAGTCTTTAGGAAAGTAAACAGGCCCGTTCCCGGCCTATCACTTAAGGACGTTGTTGAGGGAATTGGTAGGTTAATTAGTGAAACTTCCTGTCAGGTCTGGATTGAAACCCTATTTGTTAAGGGTATAAATGACTCTCCTGAAGAGGTAGAGAGGATAGGTAACCTTATCCACACCCTTAAGCCCCATAAGTGGCAGTTAAATACCGTTTCAAGGCCACCTGCTTACGGAGTTAAAGGGCTTTCTTACGAAGAGCTTGAGGAGATTTCAAGGAGGGTTGGGTACCCTTCTACAGAGATTATCTCTAAGGGAGTAGCCAGTAGGAAGAAAGTTCCAATCTCTCAGGTAAAGGAAGAGGTTTACGATATCGTTGTAAGGAGGCCTTGTCCGATTGACGAGCTCTGCGATGCCCTTGGAGTTTTGAGGGAGGAAGTTGAGGAGGCAGTTAAGGAGCTTATAAAGGAGGGCAAGGTTAAAGAGCTTTACTTTGGAGGGGAGCCATACGTAAAGGGTATTTCTGGTTAGTTCTCCTATTGCTTTTCCCTTTAAAGCTCTACTCGGCCACTTTGGAGCTCTCCCCTTCAGTTAAGGGCTGTATTGATGAATCATTAATTAAGCAAATTGAGGAGCAGAGTAAGAAGGTCTGTTCCTTTTCAGACTGCAAGGAAAATCTGAAAATCCTTTTAAATCACCTTGGCTACAGCGTAGAGGTTCAGGGTAATAGGCTATTAATTAACGACTACAGACTAATTAAGAAAGTTAGGTTTATCGGTTTGCCTAAGGAGCTGCTTCCCGTTAAGAAGACGGTTACTCTGATGGCAGAGGGTAAGCTCATTGACTCGGTGAACTTAGAGAATATTAAACAGATTTTAAGGTTAAAGCTCCACTCTTTCGGTTACTCTGAGCCGAACCTCTCCCTAACTCTTAAAAGAGAGCACTGCGGTTACGTTCTTTTAGTTAAAGTTGAGAGTGGCTACAGGCTCGTTGTAAAGGAAATTTCTGTTGTAGCTCCCAATCCCTTTAAGGAGTTAGCCCTTTCCCTCTTTTCCCCTTTAAAGGGTAGAGCCGTTAACTACGTAACTTTGAGGGAAATTGAGGAAAAACTTGAAGAGGAACTGTCAAAAAGGGGGTACTACAACGGTAGAGTTTCAATATCTGTTATACCTGAGAAAGTAAGTTCTTTCAGCCTTGAGAAAGTTAAACCCGTCTCACTATTTATTAAAGTTGAACCT includes:
- a CDS encoding sodium-dependent transporter, with amino-acid sequence MAQVREHWGSRLGLILAMAGNAVGLGNFLRFPTQAADNGGGAFMIPYMIAMLIIAIPLMWTEWAIGRYGGAKGHGTTPAIFQLLWKNPISKYIGALGLFVPFIVLCYYIYIESWTLGYSVFSLLGLLPHPDPNLSQGQFLKPFQEFLENYTRPSVTAYVFFLLTVAFNAYILYRGIKGGIEKFAKVAMPTLFILAFALMVRVILIETPNGTAVQGLDFLWHPDFSQLSNPKVWLAAAGQVFFTLSLGFGAIITYASYIKKDDDIVASGLASASLNELAEVILGGSIAIPAAVAFFGVMNATAVAHSGAFNLAFVSLPAIFSNLTGGNFLGFIWFFLLFFAGATSSVAISMPIIAFLEDEFGLSRKTAVTVTVIFTFLVAQIPIFMPKALDEMDFWAGTFFVVLFAFLEVIVFFWFFGGKRAWEEINRGALFKVPRVYYYILKYVTPVSLLIILSAWTISSLPSKLLQSDPQVWFARFVMVLILALQLFMVYLADRKRRRLEE
- a CDS encoding radical SAM protein, translated to MKYIFGPVFSRRLGLSLGVDLVPHKVCSMDCLYCEVGPTTEKTLERAEYVPLSGVISELKEYLSYKPEIDYVTFSGYGEPTLFSRLGELVDFLKDNYPYRLALLTNSSLLKRDDVLKDVKRIDLVLPSLDAGSEEVFRKVNRPVPGLSLKDVVEGIGRLISETSCQVWIETLFVKGINDSPEEVERIGNLIHTLKPHKWQLNTVSRPPAYGVKGLSYEELEEISRRVGYPSTEIISKGVASRKKVPISQVKEEVYDIVVRRPCPIDELCDALGVLREEVEEAVKELIKEGKVKELYFGGEPYVKGISG